A window from Deinococcus reticulitermitis encodes these proteins:
- a CDS encoding response regulator transcription factor: MERKPLVLVIEDEKDIARFIELELAAEGYATEVAFDGVTGLSKFREVNPDLVILDLMLPVLDGLEVARRIRKTSNTPIIILTAKDGIQDKVEGLDSGADDYLIKPFSIEELLARVRAHLRRVNPAVTGEVRVADLVMNLDGREIFRGGRRVELSAKEFELLELLARNPGKVFSRFEIEEKVWPEYTGGSNVVDVYIGYLRRKLEEGGERRLIHTVRGVGYVLREE, encoded by the coding sequence ATGGAACGCAAGCCCCTCGTCCTCGTGATCGAAGACGAAAAAGACATTGCCCGGTTCATCGAACTGGAGCTCGCCGCCGAGGGCTACGCCACCGAGGTGGCCTTCGACGGGGTGACGGGCCTGTCGAAATTCCGTGAAGTCAACCCCGACCTCGTGATTCTCGACCTGATGCTGCCGGTCCTCGACGGCCTCGAGGTCGCGCGGCGCATTCGCAAGACGAGCAACACTCCCATTATCATCCTGACCGCCAAAGACGGCATCCAGGACAAGGTCGAAGGCCTCGACTCCGGCGCCGACGACTACCTGATCAAGCCCTTTTCCATTGAGGAACTGCTCGCCCGCGTCCGCGCGCACCTGCGCCGGGTCAACCCCGCCGTGACAGGGGAGGTGCGGGTCGCCGACCTCGTGATGAACCTCGACGGGCGCGAGATTTTCCGGGGCGGGCGCCGGGTCGAGCTCTCGGCCAAGGAGTTCGAGCTGCTCGAACTGCTCGCCCGCAACCCCGGCAAGGTCTTCTCGCGCTTCGAGATCGAGGAAAAGGTCTGGCCCGAGTACACCGGCGGCAGCAACGTCGTGGACGTGTATATCGGCTACCTGCGCCGCAAGCTTGAGGAAGGCGGTGAGCGCCGGCTGATCCACACCGTGCGCGGCGTCGGCTACGTGCTGCGCGAGGAATAG
- the argR gene encoding arginine repressor: protein MLGREIGKEQRQKRIQDIIMRESVSTQAELVALLSKEGVHVTQATVSRDINELRLVRLPIGKGRHRYALAQYGGESDVEEQLGRLFQNFVQDVDRGENLLVIRTADGHATGVALLLDRWKRDEIVGTLAGEDTILVVARTTAEGESLMEEFNALMLG, encoded by the coding sequence ATGCTCGGCAGGGAAATCGGCAAGGAACAGCGGCAGAAGCGAATTCAGGACATCATCATGCGCGAGAGCGTCTCGACTCAGGCGGAACTCGTGGCGCTGCTCTCGAAAGAAGGCGTTCACGTCACGCAGGCAACCGTGAGCCGCGACATCAACGAACTCAGGTTGGTGCGCCTGCCCATCGGCAAGGGGCGGCACCGCTACGCGCTGGCGCAGTACGGCGGCGAGAGCGACGTTGAGGAGCAGCTCGGGCGACTGTTTCAGAACTTTGTGCAAGACGTAGACCGGGGCGAGAACCTGCTCGTGATCCGCACCGCCGACGGGCACGCGACCGGCGTGGCGCTGCTGCTCGACCGCTGGAAACGCGACGAGATCGTGGGGACGCTCGCCGGCGAGGACACCATCCTCGTCGTCGCGCGCACCACCGCCGAGGGCGAGAGCCTGATGGAAGAGTTCAACGCCCTGATGCTGGGCTAA